One window of Oreochromis niloticus isolate F11D_XX linkage group LG23, O_niloticus_UMD_NMBU, whole genome shotgun sequence genomic DNA carries:
- the rxfp3.2b gene encoding relaxin family peptide receptor 3.2b produces the protein MQLNESGVQTVAPEPCQQQIIQDDYNGNCSEGSTTNMSLHCWLQLLTKESIMEIQGDSSSVVVRVMIACVYSIVCALGLVGNSLALYLLHSRYRQKQSSINCFVMGLAITDLQFVLTLPFWAVDTALDFRWPFGRVMCKLISSVTTMNMYASVFFLTAMSVARYYSISSALKIHSRRTAAARARWTSLCIWAVSLLATLPHAIYSTSAQVSDEELCLVRFPDSGSWDPQLLLGLYQLQKVLVGFIIPLVIITVCYLLLLRFILSRRIAGAAGPEANQSRQNRHSKVTKSIVIVVLSFFLCWLPNQALTLWGVLIKFDLVPFSKAFYNAQAYAFPLTVCLAHTNSCLNPVLYCLIRREFRAGLKELLLHATPSFRSLTHLLRRKAKVAEAPPVLVLVQMDV, from the coding sequence ATGCAGCTGAATGAGTCTGGAGTTCAAACGGTGGCACCAGAGCCATGTCAACAACAAATAATACAGGACGACTACAATGGCAACTGCAGCGAAGGTTCCACCACTAACATGTCACTGCACTGCTGGCTGCAGCTCCTCACCAAGGAATCTATCATGGAAATTCAAGGAGACAGCTCCAGCGTAGTGGTACGTGTGATGATAGCGTGCGTCTACTCTATCGTCTGCGCTCTGGGGCTGGTGGGGAATTCACTGGCTCTGTATCTGCTGCACTCCCGTTACAGGCAGAAGCAGTCGTCCATCAACTGCTTTGTGATGGGGCTGGCTATCACAGATCTACAGTTTGTTTTGACCTTGCCTTTCTGGGCAGTGGACACAGCCCTGGACTTCCGCTGGCCGTTTGGTCGTGTGATGTGCAAACTCATCAGCTCTGTCACCACCATGAACATGTATGCCAGTGTATTCTTCCTCACAGCTATGAGCGTGGCACGTTATTACTCCATCTCCTCCGCACTGAAGATACACAGCCGACGGACAGCAGCTGCCAGAGCCAGGTGGACAAGCCTGTGCATCTGGGCTGTTTCTTTGCTGGCCACTTTGCCTCATGCCATCTACTCCACCAGTGCCCAAGTATCTGATGAGGAGCTTTGCCTGGTGCGCTTCCCAGACTCTGGCAGTTGGGATCCACAGCTCCTTCTGGGTCTATATCAGCTTCAAAAGGTCCTAGTAGGTTTCATTATTCCTCTAGTTATAATCACCGTCTGCTATCTGCTGCTGCTTCGCTTCATCCTAAGCCGGCGCATTGCAGGTGCAGCGGGCCCCGAGGCAAACCAAAGCCGACAAAATCGTCATTCCAAAGTGACTAAATCCATTGTTATCGTAGttctctccttctttctctgCTGGCTTCCTAATCAGGCACTGACACTGTGGGGTGTGCTCATAAAGTTTGACCTTGTGCCCTTCAGCAAAGCTTTCTACAATGCACAGGCCTACGCTTTCCCTCTGACTGTTTGCTTGGCGCACACCAACAGCTGCCTCAACCCTGTGCTCTACTGCCTGATCCGCCGGGAGTTTCGGGCAGGCCTCAAAGAACTTCTCCTGCACGCCACGCCATCTTTCAGGAGCCTGACTCATCTGCTGCGTCGCAAGGCCAAAGTGGCTGAGGCACCACCTGTTTTGGTGCTGGTCCAAATGGATGTCTGA